A window of Malania oleifera isolate guangnan ecotype guangnan chromosome 2, ASM2987363v1, whole genome shotgun sequence genomic DNA:
ttcatataacattgagctttttaaggttCTCATAATAATAagttgcggtcccaatatcatatatataatttacgataaaaccaaattaacttgtttccaattcataaatcacctgtacagttccaatattttcacaatctcattcattcatactgtggtataaaCCGGCGCACACattctcggtttaacccttttcacatacaaagcttggtatataaccgacacctgtttttcacattttccgatagcaaaatggaacttcaGTTCACGTAACTCATATACGTATTCAAACATATTcagtatattccatttcatatcatatgcaacactcatttgatcaaaaatccgctatatatagtatataactcaaaAAGTaactattgactctatgagtccaatcttgttttgataatgacaaatcacttggtatttgacctgtgcaattaagtttgtgaacaagatcatgatttagaatgcatgaacgATGATCTTGATGTGGAAGCCATGAGAAACCTAAAGTAAATATCatttggctcaatccatggattTAGAAGAATAAACGGATAGAGAAGCAAGTTTCAAGTTCGAGATcatcaatgggaatgggtatttagaattaaatgtatttacatgtcatatgatatatattgaagctcaaatataccttaggattcatgcattcatgaaaaattcatttacattagtccaAGTTGGATAaatttttcgaggcaaattttagaggcctcgttgacgaacccaatggcctcgtcgacgaacgtatgAACGTCACTCGGCGATGAACTgtgttgtctcgtcgacgaacaaatACTGAGAGCCTAAAAAGTTCAGACAatgctctcatcgacgaactcatggcctcatcaacgaacgagtgttatacactcatcgacgaacttacccactcgtcgatgaagatcaGGACGCTGATTCACGTTTCAACGCGGACACGAATGAAAACTTTTGTTTTtaagttgatccaacggtcaaaATTAAATCTAGggctgagaacacttataaaactaacctaagaaccctagtgcctcactttttgcatattattgggagccttgaacgtatacaaATCTCTGGAAAGCATAAAACACATCATTAAGCCTTTGCCtacgatttcaaagcattcacatcaaatctaagcttggGTTACGTTGATTCTCAAAAGGCATTCCTGCGAATATTGTGCAAataacttgggtattgaggtttggtgatcaaacatATGCTGatttattctcaaagattttttttacaaacgtattcttgaatatttttatttgaaagattgatcttgatttattaattatatatacattctgtgaaagatcattatttgagaaaagtttttgggaACAGTATTCTAAAGTATTGAAACCTTGTAATAttcaaaagtatatttttattcaaagagacctactttatttgtgcaaaaagtatttgagaaatattgttcaaatatttgaaaaactatcaagttTATTGTTTAcacaaagatttaatcttacaagttatttgatagcaagaacttagatcttgataatattcaagtctattttttaaggatcttatttgatattcttgcataaagtgatttgaaatcaaactccaagatctccaaagtatttatttataaaaaaatatttttgggagatattatttgaagggtagatttgtgaagcatatcattcgacttataaaagtcatatttttacatacatactgagcttcaagtatttaacatatgattatgtgttaggatttctattgtactcactagtttgtagagaagcaatattgagtttgtgcagaattctaattctatattgtaatcacggttcgggttgtgaatcgggtgaggaggaaattgtgcctcttgtaagcagcgaagcAAGAGGAAGTTGTgcttcttgtaagcagcggattataagggaagctccgtcctagttaGACGAGCggattatttagtggaatcctttagtgggttacttaaggcgagaacgtaggctagggtaggccgaatctcgtaaaatcgagtttgcatctctcttacccttatctTTATTTAAATTCTGCGTAATCATATTGTGTATGTATTGATCAATTgatgtatgtttgaataattgggtaacattgtatgcttgataaagacacttaGAATTTCGCAATaggttgattaataaaattgattGAAATAGTAATTGGCagtttgcaagtttgaaattatcgtttacaaaattagaacctaaaggatctaaatacccaattcaccctccttttgAGATAACACCGTAACTCACATTAATTTAATTGGAAAACAAGGGGTTCAAACTTCTCCTACgttaagtttaatacaaataacaaagttttgaaaagtttagagatcatatgccaaaaccctcatttttaccaaaactcATAAAACCGGCATTTTACCTGGTGGAATGTTGCAAATAAGCAATCAATAtgtgcatataaacataaactaactttttagcaatttagttttctaaaaagactgatgtaaacaaatccccttatcTATTTCGAACTTTGAAACACGAACTATACAGCTCTCAAAACAATGaatcgagttctcaaaacctaagaACCAAAGAACAGTACTTaaatacaatcctatttactacagatttACCGAACAAAAAACGAACTTAAACACTTACTTCGATTTCGGGACAAAATCAGGaaatcctcaaaacaaagatccaatccgctataattgtagaggttttccccctgatTCACGTAGTAACGTTGGATCATGGATTCGGGTGACAAACAATGAAggatagaagagagagagggagagtttgccggttagagagagagagagagagagagagagagagagagagagagagagagagagagagagagagttttgagtttcttaaccatgaaacaactaaaaataaaatttatagaccccttgacccggtcaaactcgtcaacgaatgcaggtcaaactcgtcgacgaatggtgccttcgttgatgagccacagaaggctcttcgtcgacgaacttcttcCTTTGTTGAGGAACCCTTGTTCAATATTTTTCCTATTGGTCGGGATCTCTTTGTCGccaaggctctgaatttcggcgacgaaccGCAAaaggaccttcgtcgacgagaaccttggTTTTGTCAACGAAACTTgccaaaattacctttttacccttttatgatttattttccttattttataGGTTCGGGTATCCACAGAATATGCTAGATTGTATAGCTTTAAATTCCGTTTTGGCTTCCATTACCCATTCCCTTATGTGTGTTTTGGATTAAAGGCATGTTCACATACTGATTGCACATATAAGTAACTTGTACTTTATCAACATCAAAATgaggattagactcaaaaagttaacattGACTgagtttttaaattaattaacttaTGAGTTAACTGATAAATTTTACAATTTGAGTATCATTTATACAAAGTTCAACTTATTTATTTTCTAACTTTCAAATATAAATTCGAGTTTGAATTATTAATCTTAAAAAATGAGATCAAAACGAGCCATTATCTGGCTGAGCACCTAATTGCTCGGAAACAACTTGTCTCATTTGCATCATTATATCCTTGAATGCAAGTAAACCTAAAAATATGTTACTAAAATCTTGGTACAAACACAACTCTAGAATTAACTACAAGCCATCATGGGCCTTTAGTAAGGCCTTAATTACTATTGACCAAAGTTGCCTTCAGGCTTTTGGGGGCCCATTGACccataattaaaattttgatttattaaaaaatatgaatcaatattggacaatttaaaatgattaatcaatatttaattaatcaatttttaGACAACTATTCAATCATTAATCAAATTGAATcgttaaatacaatttaaataataaacatgtaaattttaaatatatttatcattaaaatttaGCCATCAGTCTTAATATAATatagttttttttaattaaaatgttatataataacatataatatatatttcttcatatgtttatgatattatgattttattcaatttgaCTAATTGTGATTATTGGATGGACCAAATCAAAACTGAATTgataataaaaaacaaataaaaattctaaactaaaactaactaaaaaaataattaacttatttttcaatttaatttagttcaattttgattttattttttgattttcttgccACCCCTAGGCAACGACATGTAAGGCTGCGATGAATGCAGTTAGCTCACCTGGATCCACGCTACACTAAACAAATACAAAAACACGGATCGCAATCCGTGTCACTCTCCATCAGTTAATCTCATCTGTCCATTTCCATCAAATCCAACGACCAGAATCCCCCGCCAAACCAAAACCTCCGCTGAAAGTTCAAAAATCAAAACCCAAATCTCTCCCGCCTCCTAATCCCTCCCACTCTCCTCCTATAAATTCCTCCCCTAAAATCTCTTTCCAACATCACGGTTCAAAATTCATCTAGTTTCAATTCACTTTTCCAGTTTCATCCCGACCCAGTTCGTGATTTTCCCTAATCAAGCTCAGAAATGGCTCGAACTAAACAGACGGCGAGGAAATCGACAGGGGGCAAGGCCCCGCGCAAGCAGCTAGCCACTAAGGCCGCCCGGAAGTCTGCTCCGGCGACCGGTGGGGTGAAGAAGCCCCACCGCTTCAGGCCTGGAACAGTGGCGCTGAGGGAAATCAGGAGGTACCAGAAGAGCACGGAGCTATTGATCCGGAAGCTCCCGTTCCAGAGACTGGTCCGGGAGATTGCTCAGGACTTCAAGACCGATCTTCGGTTCCAGAGCGGCGCTGTCGCGGCCCTCCAGGAGGCCGCCGAGGCCTATCTCGTCGGAGTCTTCGAAGACACCAATCTCTGTGCGATCCACGCCAAGCGGGTCACCATCATGCCTAAGGATATCCAGCTTGCGCGTAGAATCCGAGGGGAGAGGGCTTAGAAAATGATATGTGCTGGTTAGCTACTAGATGTTTTTCTGCTGGGTTCTGTTGTTTATCCAGATCTATCTTTCTGTATGTTGAGAAAGTGAGATGTAAAAAACTTGGAATTTCATCCTCTGCTAGATCACTGTTCGTCTGGTATTTACTTCCTGTGAATTGTTTGTGGTTTTGATTTTATTTTGCGCGTAATTCAAATATTTAATTACGAATGCTGAGATCATAGTCTTGTGTAGGGGTGGAAATGATTTGATTTGGTTTTAAAAAgtaattgaaattaaaatcaaacaaaTTTAGTTccataaattaaaatcaaaatgttaTCAAACTAATTGAATCATTTcattaataacaaataaaaaggTAACAAATGAGATGCCCATATCTcaaattatttttgtttgaatcttcatcatattttcaaaaatcttaatctgatggTTCAAATGATACAGAGTAATTATATTGAGATGTAGTATTGAATTGATTGAGATTAATGTTTTACATTTGTGAATGAATTTGGGTTGATATGATTATGGtttgtaatttgtttatttattttattctttcCAATTTCCTGGAACCTAAAAGCCAATCTAAATTAGTAAGCCTAATCTTGTTCAAATTTTGTTCTTCGctattgagttttaaaatttaaaaattgatcaTTAACATACGCAAGCAATTAAGTGGGTTTATATTCATTGATGCAATATTTTTTGACTGGTAGTTTAGGATAAAATATATTAACTCCCCCCCACCCCtagattgatatatatatatatatatataatgactgtTTGAGGTTTaaaaaattcaagttttattTTGGGGTTTCAAAATTTTAGGGATTTTTTTAAGGTTCattaaaaatgatataatttttttccttgtattttgttaactttttttttttgagaagaggtttatttatttttttgataaattttaggaaaggtttatgatatttttgaaattttagaaaaaaatatatttttattttttttcaaaatttaagaaCGGTGattgtcttttattttatattttagtaatcttatattatgaaaaaaattttaaaaataaaaatatttgttcaTTAATCACTCGAGAATACTTTTTTAAAAAGGGCAAATATCAATTTATAACAAgctataaattaaatatataaattgtCAATTTTTAAGTTTGCATACTATAAGTTTCTAAAACATATGGTATGTTTggaatttaatattaaaaatgagaaaaaggaaataaaagataATGCTCTTGTTCATATTTGGTTATTAAGAAAAgtgagaaggaaaataaaaatgtaataaatcaataaataaaattttaattttacatttgattagaaaataaaaatgtaataaatcaataaataaaattttaattttacatttgattaacatttaattttttaaatttcttaatcctattaaaataaaattttattttaaatattatttgatgtatagaaaaaaaataatgtgaaatatttttttttcttatttccttattttttttttctaacaaaaTTTTTGATCAAAATGGAGCATACTAAATAAACTTATTACATAGTTGTTAAACGAACTAACAAGTTAGCTAACAAACTTACAACTTATTTTGTTCGATggaataattattaattataataaaataattttattttaaattttagaaattaataGAATAATTATTGTCTAtatattccttattatttcatttaataCTAAGAAATGAATAAATATCCCGTGATGAAATTGGAGAATACTTATTTTTTGTCTATTCCTTATAATGGACTcataaaatatttaacattattataacataatttcTTATATCACTATTGCAATTAATTAAAACGAATCTTTCGGGAATAAGAATTTCATAAACAAAATGTAACCTTAGTACACTAAGTATATTCTACCTAAATTTCAACTTATTTAAACTTTTAAGTTTTGAGTCTAAATTCAAAAAACCTTGATCCGAAACCAAACGCAACTAGAAtgcttcaagaattgaagcaaagtgGAATCATTGGGCTTTTTGTTGGGCCCTTTTTGCTATTCAAGCAAAGTGGGCTCTAATGCTCGCTGCCATTTTTGGGGCTTTAGGCTTTTGGGGCCCATCGACCCATAACAACTACAGATAATGCTACGGTCAATGCAGCTCGCTCACCTGCATTTATGCCTATTGCTACACTGCACATTGGACAACAATTACCAAGCCCCACTTTCGGAGCACTTGAAAAAAGTGCTTATAATACTTATCATGTTATAAAAGatgtacaaaataaataaataaaataagtaaatagaAACGAGACAGAAATTTACATGATTCGGCTATACCTACTTCACGAACGAATGTGAACAAAACTTCACTGTCACGGGAAAAATTACAATATGATATGAAACCATACAAGATATTTctatcttctctttatctctcttgttctttttttttttctatattctCTTCTTACTTCAAGCATACAAGTGAGTATTCAAGCATACAATGATATATGTTACAAATGTGAGGAGTAGGGTACCTTTTTATAAGACAATATGGATAACATTACATTTATTGGGGTGGAAATCAAAGTGGTGGAAACCAAAGTGGTGGCAGATAGGGTGACATCCACTTTTCCCATAATcctatttttcataacactcccttttggatgtcacccatatattaactacTTTTGTTAAGATCTTTAAAATGTTTCATTTCGATGAGATGAactaatttcttgaatgttgtagtagacAAAACTTTCGTGAACAAAtatgctagattatcacttgatcagaTCTACTGAACATCCATATCACAATTCTtttggagttcatgtgtatagaagaattttggtgAGATATGCTTTGTTTCGTAATCCTTTATTTATCCTTctcttagttgagctatacatgcagcattgttttcatataaaactgttgtaATATTCTTGATTGATTTAAGGTcacaatttgcttggatatgagaaatcattgatctaaGTCACATacattctctactagcttcaaGGATAGGTAGTATTTAAGAATGAATGGAGGATGTTATTGTAATCGTCTGTTTTACTGATTTCCAGAAACCTGGCCttcggccacaaaatacaacccagCTCATAGCCATTTAAACAAACCCCTGGCCCtcaaccgtcatatcaaatccctacatTATTCACAAGTATTTCCAGTATTTCGCAAATAAGTccagtatttcatataaaatttagtatttcaaaatctcaaatccagatgtacaataattcataccaattaaatcatttgTCACacaatttccacattttaacataaccatatgaacaaacaagctttccactgttcatttattcaaaaatacatatcatatatcctaagtttgtaaaattcatttcaaacagttggttttcaaaataacctttaaattcttgtatatatatatatatatatatatatatatatttaaacataacaattaaattaattcaatttccataaaattactgacttaacttaatccccttacctgattcctgaaaagcctgaTAAAACCCCAACCTACGCCCCACGGCATTCAAAACCcttgaaaccctgaaattcaaactttatcacattattcatcacaataccagagtaactTTCACTAAAATACCCCTAGGTTCTGAATATcctaaatagcctataaaagCCGAAATTGTTGAACTTACCCCGATTTAAGGTTGATGCCCCGGAACTCCAACTTGAAAACTCGCTttagttagattgtagagaatctcacCACGAATCTCCTAACAGTTTCcattcgttaattgggcttaagattttagaaaaattgaagcatgagaattgaccttaccccatgagatatgcctacgccgcttcCACAATAAATCCACTttagtaggaatgtcggtggcgaagataGGAACCCAACAGTACTTTTCATTTTTCGATCGGCCAAATATCCACCGAAAAAATGAGAAGATAGAGGAGAGAGATGGAGGAGTGAAAGGGAAATTCCAAGCGCAGGGGAGGGGGAGATGTCCCCTACAATTCAATTACAGAAAGTttcctgaagcttcttttgaagctttagGTGAAatcaatacatatatacatatataataataatattattattattataataataattatattatagaatttaattaataatcatcatttaattaataattattatttaaaattaaaaattaatttattttattttatttttttaatttttaattttttaattttttttttacattcccaTGCATAA
This region includes:
- the LOC131147895 gene encoding histone H3.2, with the translated sequence MARTKQTARKSTGGKAPRKQLATKAARKSAPATGGVKKPHRFRPGTVALREIRRYQKSTELLIRKLPFQRLVREIAQDFKTDLRFQSGAVAALQEAAEAYLVGVFEDTNLCAIHAKRVTIMPKDIQLARRIRGERA